From one Ursus arctos isolate Adak ecotype North America chromosome Y, UrsArc2.0, whole genome shotgun sequence genomic stretch:
- the LOC130544364 gene encoding arylsulfatase D-like isoform X3 codes for MGPRAPRGRMAPAARDSLWVLLLCLLLRTSELQAANALKPNILLIMADDLGIGDLGCYGNDTLSAGIPVSTVLTGMFVCGLLRTPNIDRLAEEGVKLTQHLAAAPVCTPSRSSFLTGRHSFRSGMEADDGYRVLQWNGGSGGLPANETTFARILQQQGYATGLIGKWHQGVNCESCTDHCHHPLNHGFDYFYGMPFTLVNDCRPGGSPELDAVTRARLRLYTQMAALGVLTVAVGKTCGLISVSWKVVLGAAGLVFLFFVTWYASFGFVRRWNCILMRNHDVTEQPMVLETTAGRMLHEAVSYIERNKHRPFLLFVSLLHVHIPLATTKHFLGKSQHGLYGDNVEEMDWLVGEILKAVEVNGLKNTTFTYFTSDHGGHLEARDEHGQLGGWNGIFRGGKGMGGWEGGIRVPGIFRWPGVLPAGRVIHEPTSLMDVFPTVVQLGGGDVPQDRVIDGRSLVPLLRGTAEHSAHEFLFHYCGKYLHAARWHEKDSGRLWKVHYMTPRFHPEGAGACYDRRLCPCSGDGVTQHSPPLLFDLSRDPSEARPLSPGSEPWYHVVVARVGEAVKQHRRTLSPVPPQFSLSNIIWKPWLQPCCGTFPLCACRQDGDPSET; via the exons ATGGGACCCAGGGCTCCGAGGGGACGCATGGCGCCCGCTGCCAG GGACTCTCTGTGGGTTCTACTCCTGTGTTTGCTCCTGAGGACTTCCGAGTTACAAGCAGCAAATGCGCTTAAACCCAATATTCTACTGATAATGGCAGACGACCTTGGCATTGGGGATCTTGGTTGCTATGGGAACGACACACTCAG TGCAGGGATCCCTGTAAGCACCGTCTTGACCGGGATGTTTGTGTGTGGTTTGCTCAGGACACCCAATATCGACCGGCTTGCAGAGGAAGGTGTGAAGCTCACCCAGCACCTGGCGGCCGCCCCCGTCTGCACCCCCAGCCGATCTTCCTTTCTCACGGGGAGGCACTCCTTCCGATCAG GCATGGAAGCCGATGACGGCTACCGCGTCCTGCAGTGGAACGGGGGATCGGGCGGACTCCCCGCGAACGAAACCACATTTGCGAGAATCCTACAGCAGCAAGGTTATGCAACCGGCCTCATAG GAAAGTGGCATCAGGGTGTAAACTGTGAATCCTGCACTGaccactgccaccaccccctGAACCACGGATTCGACTACTTTTACGGCATGCCCTTCACGCTGGTGAACGACTGTCGGCCAGGCGGGAGCCCGGAACTGGACGCCGTGACGAGAGCCAGGCTGCGGCTTTACACCCAGATGGCGGCCCTGGGGGTCCTGACCGTCGCTGTTGGCAAGACGTGCGGGTTGATCTCTGTGTCCTGGAAGGTCGTCCTGGGTGCAGCCGGCCTCGTCTTCCTCTTCTTCGTCACCTGGTACGCCAGCTTCGGGTTTGTACGTCGTTGGAACTGTATCCTGATGAGAAACCATGACGTCACAGAGCAGCCCATGGTTTTGGAAACAACGGCGGGTCGCATGCTACACGAGGCAGTTTCTTATATTGAAAG aaataAGCACAGGCCGTTCCTCCTCTTTGTGTCCTTGCTGCACGTACACATTCCCCTGGCGACCACAAAACACTTTCTCGGGAAGAGCCAGCACGGCTTATATGGCGACAACGTGGAGGAGATGGACTGGCTTGTAG GCGAAATCCTCAAAGCTGTTGAAGTAAACGGTTTGAAAAACACGACATTCACGTATTTTACCTCTGATCACGGAGGACATTTGGAGGCAAGAGATGAACACGGCCAGCTGGGGGGATGGAACGGAATATTCAGAG GTGGCAAAGGGATGGGGGGCTGGGAAGGCGGCATCCGCGTCCCAGGGATCTTCCGGTGGCCTGGGGTGCTGCCGGCCGGCCGAGTGATCCACGAGCCCACCAGCCTGATGGATGTTTTCCCCACCGTGGTCCAGCTGGGGGGCGGCGATGTGCCCCAGGACAG GGTGATCGATGGCCGTAGCCTGGTGCCCTTGCTTCGGGGGACGGCTGAGCACTCTGCACATGAGTTCCTGTTTCATTACTGTGGGAAGTACCTCCATGCGGCACGCTGGCACGAGAAGGACA GCGGAAGACTCTGGAAGGTCCACTACATGACACCACGGTTCCACCCCGAGGGTGCAGGGGCCTGCTACGACCGACGCTTGTGCCCCTGCTCCGGGGACGGCGTGACCCAGCACAGCCCGCCTCTGCTCTTCGACCTCTCCAGGGACCCTTCGGAGGCACGGCCCCTGTCCCCCGGCTCCGAACCCTGGTACCACGTGGTGGTAGCACGGGTGGGCGAGGCAGTGAAACAGCACAGAAGGACCCTGAGTCCTGTGCCCCCCCAGTTTTCCCTGAGCAACATTATCTGGAAGCCGTGGCTGCAGCCGTGCTGTGGAACTTTCCCCTTGTGTGCATGCAGGCAGGACGGAGATCCCAGTGAGACATGA
- the LOC130544364 gene encoding arylsulfatase D-like isoform X4 has translation MGPRAPRGRMAPAARDSLWVLLLCLLLRTSELQAANALKPNILLIMADDLGIGDLGCYGNDTLRTPNIDRLAEEGVKLTQHLAAAPVCTPSRSSFLTGRHSFRSGMEADDGYRVLQWNGGSGGLPANETTFARILQQQGYATGLIGKWHQGVNCESCTDHCHHPLNHGFDYFYGMPFTLVNDCRPGGSPELDAVTRARLRLYTQMAALGVLTVAVGKTCGLISVSWKVVLGAAGLVFLFFVTWYASFGFVRRWNCILMRNHDVTEQPMVLETTAGRMLHEAVSYIERNKHRPFLLFVSLLHVHIPLATTKHFLGKSQHGLYGDNVEEMDWLVGEILKAVEVNGLKNTTFTYFTSDHGGHLEARDEHGQLGGWNGIFRGGKGMGGWEGGIRVPGIFRWPGVLPAGRVIHEPTSLMDVFPTVVQLGGGDVPQDRVIDGRSLVPLLRGTAEHSAHEFLFHYCGKYLHAARWHEKDSGRLWKVHYMTPRFHPEGAGACYDRRLCPCSGDGVTQHSPPLLFDLSRDPSEARPLSPGSEPWYHVVVARVGEAVKQHRRTLSPVPPQFSLSNIIWKPWLQPCCGTFPLCACRQDGDPSET, from the exons ATGGGACCCAGGGCTCCGAGGGGACGCATGGCGCCCGCTGCCAG GGACTCTCTGTGGGTTCTACTCCTGTGTTTGCTCCTGAGGACTTCCGAGTTACAAGCAGCAAATGCGCTTAAACCCAATATTCTACTGATAATGGCAGACGACCTTGGCATTGGGGATCTTGGTTGCTATGGGAACGACACACTCAG GACACCCAATATCGACCGGCTTGCAGAGGAAGGTGTGAAGCTCACCCAGCACCTGGCGGCCGCCCCCGTCTGCACCCCCAGCCGATCTTCCTTTCTCACGGGGAGGCACTCCTTCCGATCAG GCATGGAAGCCGATGACGGCTACCGCGTCCTGCAGTGGAACGGGGGATCGGGCGGACTCCCCGCGAACGAAACCACATTTGCGAGAATCCTACAGCAGCAAGGTTATGCAACCGGCCTCATAG GAAAGTGGCATCAGGGTGTAAACTGTGAATCCTGCACTGaccactgccaccaccccctGAACCACGGATTCGACTACTTTTACGGCATGCCCTTCACGCTGGTGAACGACTGTCGGCCAGGCGGGAGCCCGGAACTGGACGCCGTGACGAGAGCCAGGCTGCGGCTTTACACCCAGATGGCGGCCCTGGGGGTCCTGACCGTCGCTGTTGGCAAGACGTGCGGGTTGATCTCTGTGTCCTGGAAGGTCGTCCTGGGTGCAGCCGGCCTCGTCTTCCTCTTCTTCGTCACCTGGTACGCCAGCTTCGGGTTTGTACGTCGTTGGAACTGTATCCTGATGAGAAACCATGACGTCACAGAGCAGCCCATGGTTTTGGAAACAACGGCGGGTCGCATGCTACACGAGGCAGTTTCTTATATTGAAAG aaataAGCACAGGCCGTTCCTCCTCTTTGTGTCCTTGCTGCACGTACACATTCCCCTGGCGACCACAAAACACTTTCTCGGGAAGAGCCAGCACGGCTTATATGGCGACAACGTGGAGGAGATGGACTGGCTTGTAG GCGAAATCCTCAAAGCTGTTGAAGTAAACGGTTTGAAAAACACGACATTCACGTATTTTACCTCTGATCACGGAGGACATTTGGAGGCAAGAGATGAACACGGCCAGCTGGGGGGATGGAACGGAATATTCAGAG GTGGCAAAGGGATGGGGGGCTGGGAAGGCGGCATCCGCGTCCCAGGGATCTTCCGGTGGCCTGGGGTGCTGCCGGCCGGCCGAGTGATCCACGAGCCCACCAGCCTGATGGATGTTTTCCCCACCGTGGTCCAGCTGGGGGGCGGCGATGTGCCCCAGGACAG GGTGATCGATGGCCGTAGCCTGGTGCCCTTGCTTCGGGGGACGGCTGAGCACTCTGCACATGAGTTCCTGTTTCATTACTGTGGGAAGTACCTCCATGCGGCACGCTGGCACGAGAAGGACA GCGGAAGACTCTGGAAGGTCCACTACATGACACCACGGTTCCACCCCGAGGGTGCAGGGGCCTGCTACGACCGACGCTTGTGCCCCTGCTCCGGGGACGGCGTGACCCAGCACAGCCCGCCTCTGCTCTTCGACCTCTCCAGGGACCCTTCGGAGGCACGGCCCCTGTCCCCCGGCTCCGAACCCTGGTACCACGTGGTGGTAGCACGGGTGGGCGAGGCAGTGAAACAGCACAGAAGGACCCTGAGTCCTGTGCCCCCCCAGTTTTCCCTGAGCAACATTATCTGGAAGCCGTGGCTGCAGCCGTGCTGTGGAACTTTCCCCTTGTGTGCATGCAGGCAGGACGGAGATCCCAGTGAGACATGA
- the LOC130544364 gene encoding arylsulfatase D-like isoform X1: MFPAAPSLWVRLPPVGSPRGRKARSGRLYSGKGREARPGRQGLSPLIQPFRERPTEVAGLVTDGVGRRYPDKTLARSSFPRPVLVCEQSEQRDQRLDAIPWDSLWVLLLCLLLRTSELQAANALKPNILLIMADDLGIGDLGCYGNDTLSAGIPVSTVLTGMFVCGLLRTPNIDRLAEEGVKLTQHLAAAPVCTPSRSSFLTGRHSFRSGMEADDGYRVLQWNGGSGGLPANETTFARILQQQGYATGLIGKWHQGVNCESCTDHCHHPLNHGFDYFYGMPFTLVNDCRPGGSPELDAVTRARLRLYTQMAALGVLTVAVGKTCGLISVSWKVVLGAAGLVFLFFVTWYASFGFVRRWNCILMRNHDVTEQPMVLETTAGRMLHEAVSYIERNKHRPFLLFVSLLHVHIPLATTKHFLGKSQHGLYGDNVEEMDWLVGEILKAVEVNGLKNTTFTYFTSDHGGHLEARDEHGQLGGWNGIFRGGKGMGGWEGGIRVPGIFRWPGVLPAGRVIHEPTSLMDVFPTVVQLGGGDVPQDRVIDGRSLVPLLRGTAEHSAHEFLFHYCGKYLHAARWHEKDSGRLWKVHYMTPRFHPEGAGACYDRRLCPCSGDGVTQHSPPLLFDLSRDPSEARPLSPGSEPWYHVVVARVGEAVKQHRRTLSPVPPQFSLSNIIWKPWLQPCCGTFPLCACRQDGDPSET; encoded by the exons atgttcCCCGCTGCTCCGAGCCTCTGGGTCCGCCTCCCTCCTGTGGGGTCGCCCCGGGGACGGAAGGCGCGCTCTGGCCGCCTTTACAGCGGGAAAGGGAGGGAGGCGCGTCCCGGAAGGCAAGGGCTCAGCCCTCTTATCCAGCCCTTTAGGGAGCGCCCCACAGAAGTAGCAGGATTAGTGACCGACGGAGTGGGGAGGAGGTACCCGGACAAAACCCTAGCGCGTTCCAGTTTTCCGCGCCCCGTGTTAGTTTGCGAGCAGTCAGAACAAAGGGACCAGCGCTTGGATGCGATCCCTTG GGACTCTCTGTGGGTTCTACTCCTGTGTTTGCTCCTGAGGACTTCCGAGTTACAAGCAGCAAATGCGCTTAAACCCAATATTCTACTGATAATGGCAGACGACCTTGGCATTGGGGATCTTGGTTGCTATGGGAACGACACACTCAG TGCAGGGATCCCTGTAAGCACCGTCTTGACCGGGATGTTTGTGTGTGGTTTGCTCAGGACACCCAATATCGACCGGCTTGCAGAGGAAGGTGTGAAGCTCACCCAGCACCTGGCGGCCGCCCCCGTCTGCACCCCCAGCCGATCTTCCTTTCTCACGGGGAGGCACTCCTTCCGATCAG GCATGGAAGCCGATGACGGCTACCGCGTCCTGCAGTGGAACGGGGGATCGGGCGGACTCCCCGCGAACGAAACCACATTTGCGAGAATCCTACAGCAGCAAGGTTATGCAACCGGCCTCATAG GAAAGTGGCATCAGGGTGTAAACTGTGAATCCTGCACTGaccactgccaccaccccctGAACCACGGATTCGACTACTTTTACGGCATGCCCTTCACGCTGGTGAACGACTGTCGGCCAGGCGGGAGCCCGGAACTGGACGCCGTGACGAGAGCCAGGCTGCGGCTTTACACCCAGATGGCGGCCCTGGGGGTCCTGACCGTCGCTGTTGGCAAGACGTGCGGGTTGATCTCTGTGTCCTGGAAGGTCGTCCTGGGTGCAGCCGGCCTCGTCTTCCTCTTCTTCGTCACCTGGTACGCCAGCTTCGGGTTTGTACGTCGTTGGAACTGTATCCTGATGAGAAACCATGACGTCACAGAGCAGCCCATGGTTTTGGAAACAACGGCGGGTCGCATGCTACACGAGGCAGTTTCTTATATTGAAAG aaataAGCACAGGCCGTTCCTCCTCTTTGTGTCCTTGCTGCACGTACACATTCCCCTGGCGACCACAAAACACTTTCTCGGGAAGAGCCAGCACGGCTTATATGGCGACAACGTGGAGGAGATGGACTGGCTTGTAG GCGAAATCCTCAAAGCTGTTGAAGTAAACGGTTTGAAAAACACGACATTCACGTATTTTACCTCTGATCACGGAGGACATTTGGAGGCAAGAGATGAACACGGCCAGCTGGGGGGATGGAACGGAATATTCAGAG GTGGCAAAGGGATGGGGGGCTGGGAAGGCGGCATCCGCGTCCCAGGGATCTTCCGGTGGCCTGGGGTGCTGCCGGCCGGCCGAGTGATCCACGAGCCCACCAGCCTGATGGATGTTTTCCCCACCGTGGTCCAGCTGGGGGGCGGCGATGTGCCCCAGGACAG GGTGATCGATGGCCGTAGCCTGGTGCCCTTGCTTCGGGGGACGGCTGAGCACTCTGCACATGAGTTCCTGTTTCATTACTGTGGGAAGTACCTCCATGCGGCACGCTGGCACGAGAAGGACA GCGGAAGACTCTGGAAGGTCCACTACATGACACCACGGTTCCACCCCGAGGGTGCAGGGGCCTGCTACGACCGACGCTTGTGCCCCTGCTCCGGGGACGGCGTGACCCAGCACAGCCCGCCTCTGCTCTTCGACCTCTCCAGGGACCCTTCGGAGGCACGGCCCCTGTCCCCCGGCTCCGAACCCTGGTACCACGTGGTGGTAGCACGGGTGGGCGAGGCAGTGAAACAGCACAGAAGGACCCTGAGTCCTGTGCCCCCCCAGTTTTCCCTGAGCAACATTATCTGGAAGCCGTGGCTGCAGCCGTGCTGTGGAACTTTCCCCTTGTGTGCATGCAGGCAGGACGGAGATCCCAGTGAGACATGA
- the LOC130544364 gene encoding arylsulfatase D-like isoform X6 — translation MFPAAPSLWVRLPPVGSPRGRKARSGRLYSGKGREARPGRQGLSPLIQPFRERPTEVAGLVTDGVGRRYPDKTLARSSFPRPVLVCEQSEQRDQRLDAIPWDSLWVLLLCLLLRTSELQAANALKPNILLIMADDLGIGDLGCYGNDTLSAGIPVSTVLTGMFVCGLLRTPNIDRLAEEGVKLTQHLAAAPVCTPSRSSFLTGRHSFRSGMEADDGYRVLQWNGGSGGLPANETTFARILQQQGYATGLIGKWHQGVNCESCTDHCHHPLNHGFDYFYGMPFTLVNDCRPGGSPELDAVTRARLRLYTQMAALGVLTVAVGKTCGLISVSWKVVLGAAGLVFLFFVTWYASFGFVRRWNCILMRNHDVTEQPMVLETTAGRMLHEAVSYIERNKHRPFLLFVSLLHVHIPLATTKHFLGKSQHGLYGDNVEEMDWLVGEILKAVEVNGLKNTTFTYFTSDHGGHLEARDEHGQLGGWNGIFRG, via the exons atgttcCCCGCTGCTCCGAGCCTCTGGGTCCGCCTCCCTCCTGTGGGGTCGCCCCGGGGACGGAAGGCGCGCTCTGGCCGCCTTTACAGCGGGAAAGGGAGGGAGGCGCGTCCCGGAAGGCAAGGGCTCAGCCCTCTTATCCAGCCCTTTAGGGAGCGCCCCACAGAAGTAGCAGGATTAGTGACCGACGGAGTGGGGAGGAGGTACCCGGACAAAACCCTAGCGCGTTCCAGTTTTCCGCGCCCCGTGTTAGTTTGCGAGCAGTCAGAACAAAGGGACCAGCGCTTGGATGCGATCCCTTG GGACTCTCTGTGGGTTCTACTCCTGTGTTTGCTCCTGAGGACTTCCGAGTTACAAGCAGCAAATGCGCTTAAACCCAATATTCTACTGATAATGGCAGACGACCTTGGCATTGGGGATCTTGGTTGCTATGGGAACGACACACTCAG TGCAGGGATCCCTGTAAGCACCGTCTTGACCGGGATGTTTGTGTGTGGTTTGCTCAGGACACCCAATATCGACCGGCTTGCAGAGGAAGGTGTGAAGCTCACCCAGCACCTGGCGGCCGCCCCCGTCTGCACCCCCAGCCGATCTTCCTTTCTCACGGGGAGGCACTCCTTCCGATCAG GCATGGAAGCCGATGACGGCTACCGCGTCCTGCAGTGGAACGGGGGATCGGGCGGACTCCCCGCGAACGAAACCACATTTGCGAGAATCCTACAGCAGCAAGGTTATGCAACCGGCCTCATAG GAAAGTGGCATCAGGGTGTAAACTGTGAATCCTGCACTGaccactgccaccaccccctGAACCACGGATTCGACTACTTTTACGGCATGCCCTTCACGCTGGTGAACGACTGTCGGCCAGGCGGGAGCCCGGAACTGGACGCCGTGACGAGAGCCAGGCTGCGGCTTTACACCCAGATGGCGGCCCTGGGGGTCCTGACCGTCGCTGTTGGCAAGACGTGCGGGTTGATCTCTGTGTCCTGGAAGGTCGTCCTGGGTGCAGCCGGCCTCGTCTTCCTCTTCTTCGTCACCTGGTACGCCAGCTTCGGGTTTGTACGTCGTTGGAACTGTATCCTGATGAGAAACCATGACGTCACAGAGCAGCCCATGGTTTTGGAAACAACGGCGGGTCGCATGCTACACGAGGCAGTTTCTTATATTGAAAG aaataAGCACAGGCCGTTCCTCCTCTTTGTGTCCTTGCTGCACGTACACATTCCCCTGGCGACCACAAAACACTTTCTCGGGAAGAGCCAGCACGGCTTATATGGCGACAACGTGGAGGAGATGGACTGGCTTGTAG GCGAAATCCTCAAAGCTGTTGAAGTAAACGGTTTGAAAAACACGACATTCACGTATTTTACCTCTGATCACGGAGGACATTTGGAGGCAAGAGATGAACACGGCCAGCTGGGGGGATGGAACGGAATATTCAGAG GGTGA
- the LOC130544364 gene encoding arylsulfatase D-like isoform X2 has product MFPAAPSLWVRLPPVGSPRGRKARSGRLYSGKGREARPGRQGLSPLIQPFRERPTEVAGLVTDGVGRRYPDKTLARSSFPRPVLVCEQSEQRDQRLDAIPWDSLWVLLLCLLLRTSELQAANALKPNILLIMADDLGIGDLGCYGNDTLRTPNIDRLAEEGVKLTQHLAAAPVCTPSRSSFLTGRHSFRSGMEADDGYRVLQWNGGSGGLPANETTFARILQQQGYATGLIGKWHQGVNCESCTDHCHHPLNHGFDYFYGMPFTLVNDCRPGGSPELDAVTRARLRLYTQMAALGVLTVAVGKTCGLISVSWKVVLGAAGLVFLFFVTWYASFGFVRRWNCILMRNHDVTEQPMVLETTAGRMLHEAVSYIERNKHRPFLLFVSLLHVHIPLATTKHFLGKSQHGLYGDNVEEMDWLVGEILKAVEVNGLKNTTFTYFTSDHGGHLEARDEHGQLGGWNGIFRGGKGMGGWEGGIRVPGIFRWPGVLPAGRVIHEPTSLMDVFPTVVQLGGGDVPQDRVIDGRSLVPLLRGTAEHSAHEFLFHYCGKYLHAARWHEKDSGRLWKVHYMTPRFHPEGAGACYDRRLCPCSGDGVTQHSPPLLFDLSRDPSEARPLSPGSEPWYHVVVARVGEAVKQHRRTLSPVPPQFSLSNIIWKPWLQPCCGTFPLCACRQDGDPSET; this is encoded by the exons atgttcCCCGCTGCTCCGAGCCTCTGGGTCCGCCTCCCTCCTGTGGGGTCGCCCCGGGGACGGAAGGCGCGCTCTGGCCGCCTTTACAGCGGGAAAGGGAGGGAGGCGCGTCCCGGAAGGCAAGGGCTCAGCCCTCTTATCCAGCCCTTTAGGGAGCGCCCCACAGAAGTAGCAGGATTAGTGACCGACGGAGTGGGGAGGAGGTACCCGGACAAAACCCTAGCGCGTTCCAGTTTTCCGCGCCCCGTGTTAGTTTGCGAGCAGTCAGAACAAAGGGACCAGCGCTTGGATGCGATCCCTTG GGACTCTCTGTGGGTTCTACTCCTGTGTTTGCTCCTGAGGACTTCCGAGTTACAAGCAGCAAATGCGCTTAAACCCAATATTCTACTGATAATGGCAGACGACCTTGGCATTGGGGATCTTGGTTGCTATGGGAACGACACACTCAG GACACCCAATATCGACCGGCTTGCAGAGGAAGGTGTGAAGCTCACCCAGCACCTGGCGGCCGCCCCCGTCTGCACCCCCAGCCGATCTTCCTTTCTCACGGGGAGGCACTCCTTCCGATCAG GCATGGAAGCCGATGACGGCTACCGCGTCCTGCAGTGGAACGGGGGATCGGGCGGACTCCCCGCGAACGAAACCACATTTGCGAGAATCCTACAGCAGCAAGGTTATGCAACCGGCCTCATAG GAAAGTGGCATCAGGGTGTAAACTGTGAATCCTGCACTGaccactgccaccaccccctGAACCACGGATTCGACTACTTTTACGGCATGCCCTTCACGCTGGTGAACGACTGTCGGCCAGGCGGGAGCCCGGAACTGGACGCCGTGACGAGAGCCAGGCTGCGGCTTTACACCCAGATGGCGGCCCTGGGGGTCCTGACCGTCGCTGTTGGCAAGACGTGCGGGTTGATCTCTGTGTCCTGGAAGGTCGTCCTGGGTGCAGCCGGCCTCGTCTTCCTCTTCTTCGTCACCTGGTACGCCAGCTTCGGGTTTGTACGTCGTTGGAACTGTATCCTGATGAGAAACCATGACGTCACAGAGCAGCCCATGGTTTTGGAAACAACGGCGGGTCGCATGCTACACGAGGCAGTTTCTTATATTGAAAG aaataAGCACAGGCCGTTCCTCCTCTTTGTGTCCTTGCTGCACGTACACATTCCCCTGGCGACCACAAAACACTTTCTCGGGAAGAGCCAGCACGGCTTATATGGCGACAACGTGGAGGAGATGGACTGGCTTGTAG GCGAAATCCTCAAAGCTGTTGAAGTAAACGGTTTGAAAAACACGACATTCACGTATTTTACCTCTGATCACGGAGGACATTTGGAGGCAAGAGATGAACACGGCCAGCTGGGGGGATGGAACGGAATATTCAGAG GTGGCAAAGGGATGGGGGGCTGGGAAGGCGGCATCCGCGTCCCAGGGATCTTCCGGTGGCCTGGGGTGCTGCCGGCCGGCCGAGTGATCCACGAGCCCACCAGCCTGATGGATGTTTTCCCCACCGTGGTCCAGCTGGGGGGCGGCGATGTGCCCCAGGACAG GGTGATCGATGGCCGTAGCCTGGTGCCCTTGCTTCGGGGGACGGCTGAGCACTCTGCACATGAGTTCCTGTTTCATTACTGTGGGAAGTACCTCCATGCGGCACGCTGGCACGAGAAGGACA GCGGAAGACTCTGGAAGGTCCACTACATGACACCACGGTTCCACCCCGAGGGTGCAGGGGCCTGCTACGACCGACGCTTGTGCCCCTGCTCCGGGGACGGCGTGACCCAGCACAGCCCGCCTCTGCTCTTCGACCTCTCCAGGGACCCTTCGGAGGCACGGCCCCTGTCCCCCGGCTCCGAACCCTGGTACCACGTGGTGGTAGCACGGGTGGGCGAGGCAGTGAAACAGCACAGAAGGACCCTGAGTCCTGTGCCCCCCCAGTTTTCCCTGAGCAACATTATCTGGAAGCCGTGGCTGCAGCCGTGCTGTGGAACTTTCCCCTTGTGTGCATGCAGGCAGGACGGAGATCCCAGTGAGACATGA
- the LOC130544364 gene encoding arylsulfatase D-like isoform X5, which yields MADDLGIGDLGCYGNDTLSAGIPVSTVLTGMFVCGLLRTPNIDRLAEEGVKLTQHLAAAPVCTPSRSSFLTGRHSFRSGMEADDGYRVLQWNGGSGGLPANETTFARILQQQGYATGLIGKWHQGVNCESCTDHCHHPLNHGFDYFYGMPFTLVNDCRPGGSPELDAVTRARLRLYTQMAALGVLTVAVGKTCGLISVSWKVVLGAAGLVFLFFVTWYASFGFVRRWNCILMRNHDVTEQPMVLETTAGRMLHEAVSYIERNKHRPFLLFVSLLHVHIPLATTKHFLGKSQHGLYGDNVEEMDWLVGEILKAVEVNGLKNTTFTYFTSDHGGHLEARDEHGQLGGWNGIFRGGKGMGGWEGGIRVPGIFRWPGVLPAGRVIHEPTSLMDVFPTVVQLGGGDVPQDRVIDGRSLVPLLRGTAEHSAHEFLFHYCGKYLHAARWHEKDSGRLWKVHYMTPRFHPEGAGACYDRRLCPCSGDGVTQHSPPLLFDLSRDPSEARPLSPGSEPWYHVVVARVGEAVKQHRRTLSPVPPQFSLSNIIWKPWLQPCCGTFPLCACRQDGDPSET from the exons ATGGCAGACGACCTTGGCATTGGGGATCTTGGTTGCTATGGGAACGACACACTCAG TGCAGGGATCCCTGTAAGCACCGTCTTGACCGGGATGTTTGTGTGTGGTTTGCTCAGGACACCCAATATCGACCGGCTTGCAGAGGAAGGTGTGAAGCTCACCCAGCACCTGGCGGCCGCCCCCGTCTGCACCCCCAGCCGATCTTCCTTTCTCACGGGGAGGCACTCCTTCCGATCAG GCATGGAAGCCGATGACGGCTACCGCGTCCTGCAGTGGAACGGGGGATCGGGCGGACTCCCCGCGAACGAAACCACATTTGCGAGAATCCTACAGCAGCAAGGTTATGCAACCGGCCTCATAG GAAAGTGGCATCAGGGTGTAAACTGTGAATCCTGCACTGaccactgccaccaccccctGAACCACGGATTCGACTACTTTTACGGCATGCCCTTCACGCTGGTGAACGACTGTCGGCCAGGCGGGAGCCCGGAACTGGACGCCGTGACGAGAGCCAGGCTGCGGCTTTACACCCAGATGGCGGCCCTGGGGGTCCTGACCGTCGCTGTTGGCAAGACGTGCGGGTTGATCTCTGTGTCCTGGAAGGTCGTCCTGGGTGCAGCCGGCCTCGTCTTCCTCTTCTTCGTCACCTGGTACGCCAGCTTCGGGTTTGTACGTCGTTGGAACTGTATCCTGATGAGAAACCATGACGTCACAGAGCAGCCCATGGTTTTGGAAACAACGGCGGGTCGCATGCTACACGAGGCAGTTTCTTATATTGAAAG aaataAGCACAGGCCGTTCCTCCTCTTTGTGTCCTTGCTGCACGTACACATTCCCCTGGCGACCACAAAACACTTTCTCGGGAAGAGCCAGCACGGCTTATATGGCGACAACGTGGAGGAGATGGACTGGCTTGTAG GCGAAATCCTCAAAGCTGTTGAAGTAAACGGTTTGAAAAACACGACATTCACGTATTTTACCTCTGATCACGGAGGACATTTGGAGGCAAGAGATGAACACGGCCAGCTGGGGGGATGGAACGGAATATTCAGAG GTGGCAAAGGGATGGGGGGCTGGGAAGGCGGCATCCGCGTCCCAGGGATCTTCCGGTGGCCTGGGGTGCTGCCGGCCGGCCGAGTGATCCACGAGCCCACCAGCCTGATGGATGTTTTCCCCACCGTGGTCCAGCTGGGGGGCGGCGATGTGCCCCAGGACAG GGTGATCGATGGCCGTAGCCTGGTGCCCTTGCTTCGGGGGACGGCTGAGCACTCTGCACATGAGTTCCTGTTTCATTACTGTGGGAAGTACCTCCATGCGGCACGCTGGCACGAGAAGGACA GCGGAAGACTCTGGAAGGTCCACTACATGACACCACGGTTCCACCCCGAGGGTGCAGGGGCCTGCTACGACCGACGCTTGTGCCCCTGCTCCGGGGACGGCGTGACCCAGCACAGCCCGCCTCTGCTCTTCGACCTCTCCAGGGACCCTTCGGAGGCACGGCCCCTGTCCCCCGGCTCCGAACCCTGGTACCACGTGGTGGTAGCACGGGTGGGCGAGGCAGTGAAACAGCACAGAAGGACCCTGAGTCCTGTGCCCCCCCAGTTTTCCCTGAGCAACATTATCTGGAAGCCGTGGCTGCAGCCGTGCTGTGGAACTTTCCCCTTGTGTGCATGCAGGCAGGACGGAGATCCCAGTGAGACATGA